From Pseudoalteromonas viridis, the proteins below share one genomic window:
- a CDS encoding alpha/beta family hydrolase, which translates to MTHSEVKIDIEWHQADAPLAQLILAHGAGAGRDSDFMQDMANRLSALGVTVGLFDFGYMQMAKALDKRRPPERAPKLLAHYRDVLSAQLDGLPVFIGGKSMGGRMASMLVCEDDIQVQGVFALGYPFHPPGKPEKLRTEHFADIPCPFVVLQGERDTFGNHAEVTALASQAEEKSWPELVWLKDGDHSLKPRKASGLTEAQNRQLAAEAIATKIAEILHG; encoded by the coding sequence ATGACGCACAGCGAAGTAAAGATTGATATCGAGTGGCATCAGGCTGACGCACCTCTGGCGCAACTTATCCTGGCCCATGGCGCAGGAGCGGGCCGCGACAGCGACTTTATGCAGGACATGGCAAACCGCCTTAGCGCGTTGGGAGTCACTGTCGGGCTGTTTGATTTTGGCTATATGCAGATGGCAAAGGCGCTGGATAAACGTCGTCCGCCGGAGCGTGCCCCTAAATTGCTGGCCCATTATCGTGATGTACTGAGCGCGCAGCTCGACGGCTTACCTGTGTTTATCGGTGGTAAGTCGATGGGCGGGCGTATGGCATCTATGCTGGTCTGTGAAGACGATATTCAGGTACAGGGCGTATTTGCGCTGGGTTATCCGTTTCACCCACCGGGCAAACCCGAGAAACTGCGTACCGAGCACTTTGCCGATATCCCTTGCCCGTTTGTGGTGCTGCAAGGAGAGCGCGATACGTTTGGTAATCACGCCGAGGTCACGGCTTTAGCATCGCAAGCTGAAGAAAAGAGCTGGCCTGAGCTGGTATGGCTTAAAGATGGCGACCATTCGTTGAAGCCGCGCAAAGCCAGCGGCCTGACAGAAGCGCAAAACCGCCAGCTGGCAGCTGAGGCCATTGCAACTAAAATTGCGGAGATACTCCATGGCTAA
- a CDS encoding AAA family ATPase: protein MASRGTLYYLCDKMGAGKSTLSRKLAQDHQAVVLSEDDWLAAHYPGQIQTFDDYIEKSRLIKPFIKAHVQSLLRLGLNVVMDFPANTRRQRTWFVELSEAVQAAHQLYYLDVSDEQCLSQLAKRRVEQPARAHFDNDAVFYQVSQYFEAPEENENLTLVQVTGISGSGVL, encoded by the coding sequence ATGGCATCACGGGGCACACTCTATTATTTATGCGACAAGATGGGCGCGGGTAAATCCACCCTGTCGCGCAAGCTGGCTCAGGATCATCAGGCGGTGGTGCTGTCAGAGGATGACTGGCTGGCGGCGCATTACCCGGGCCAAATCCAAACTTTTGATGATTACATCGAGAAGTCCCGGTTAATCAAACCTTTTATTAAAGCGCATGTGCAAAGCCTGTTGCGGCTGGGGCTGAATGTGGTGATGGATTTTCCGGCTAACACCCGCCGACAGCGTACCTGGTTTGTTGAACTGAGTGAAGCGGTACAAGCCGCGCATCAGCTCTATTATTTGGATGTCAGTGATGAGCAATGCCTTTCCCAGCTGGCAAAGCGCCGCGTTGAACAGCCAGCGCGAGCCCACTTTGATAACGACGCGGTGTTCTATCAGGTGAGCCAGTATTTTGAGGCACCTGAGGAAAATGAAAACCTGACTTTAGTGCAGGTAACGGGCATCAGCGGCTCAGGCGTTCTGTGA
- the kdsA gene encoding 3-deoxy-8-phosphooctulonate synthase: MNTQIIKVADIEVANDKPFVLFGGMNVLESRDLAMRIAEHYVEVTSKLGIPYVFKASFDKANRSSINSYRGPGMEEGLKIFEEIKSTFNVPLITDVHEPHQAAPVAEVVDVIQLPAFLARQTDLVVAMAKTGNVINVKKPQFLAPHEMRHIIKKMSEAGNEQVILCERGTSFGYNNLVVDMLGMDDMKHMAPVIFDATHALQRPGGRSDSADGRRAQAAELARSGMALGLAGLFIEAHPNPNEAKCDGPCALPLAKLEGYLQQMKAVDDLVKSFAPLDTSAADL; this comes from the coding sequence ATGAATACACAGATTATCAAAGTAGCAGACATCGAAGTTGCTAACGACAAACCTTTTGTGCTGTTTGGTGGCATGAATGTGCTGGAGTCTCGCGACCTGGCCATGCGTATTGCCGAGCACTATGTTGAAGTGACCAGCAAGCTGGGCATTCCTTATGTGTTTAAAGCCTCATTCGACAAAGCCAACCGCTCTTCAATTAACTCATACCGTGGTCCGGGTATGGAAGAGGGGCTTAAAATCTTTGAAGAAATCAAAAGCACTTTTAACGTGCCGCTTATCACCGACGTACATGAGCCACATCAGGCGGCACCGGTTGCCGAAGTGGTTGATGTGATCCAGCTTCCAGCCTTTTTGGCGCGTCAGACTGACCTGGTTGTGGCCATGGCAAAAACCGGCAATGTGATTAACGTGAAGAAACCTCAGTTTCTGGCACCACATGAGATGCGTCACATCATTAAAAAGATGAGCGAAGCGGGCAACGAGCAAGTGATCTTGTGTGAGCGCGGCACCAGCTTTGGTTATAACAACCTGGTGGTCGACATGCTGGGCATGGATGACATGAAGCATATGGCACCGGTTATCTTTGATGCCACACACGCCCTGCAGCGCCCGGGTGGCCGCAGCGATTCGGCCGATGGTCGTCGTGCACAGGCGGCTGAGCTGGCACGCAGCGGAATGGCCCTGGGTCTGGCAGGCTTGTTTATTGAAGCGCACCCCAATCCAAACGAAGCCAAGTGCGATGGTCCTTGTGCACTGCCGCTGGCAAAGCTTGAAGGCTACTTGCAACAGATGAAAGCTGTGGACGATTTGGTCAAGAGCTTTGCACCGTTAGATACCAGCGCTGCCGATCTGTAA
- a CDS encoding DUF423 domain-containing protein, translating into MAKLFLLLGGAFCMLSVMLGAFAAHGLKSRLSDYAIGIFKTGAEYQMTHGLALLAVAMLLKWGVKVQLSGYLFATGIVLFSGSLYLLALTSAKWLGPITPLGGLCFILGWAWLLLQVARQPF; encoded by the coding sequence ATGGCTAAGCTATTCTTACTGCTGGGCGGAGCATTTTGTATGCTGTCGGTCATGCTGGGGGCCTTTGCGGCGCATGGCCTGAAAAGCCGTTTGAGTGACTATGCCATTGGCATATTTAAAACCGGCGCTGAATATCAGATGACACATGGCCTGGCATTGCTGGCCGTAGCCATGCTCCTGAAATGGGGCGTGAAAGTTCAGCTCTCGGGCTATTTATTTGCGACCGGGATTGTCCTGTTCAGTGGCAGCCTGTATTTGCTGGCGCTGACCAGTGCCAAGTGGCTGGGACCGATTACGCCACTGGGCGGACTGTGTTTTATTCTTGGCTGGGCCTGGCTGCTGCTTCAGGTTGCCCGCCAGCCCTTTTAA
- a CDS encoding DUF819 domain-containing protein, which yields MQESSVLITNNAVVLGLLAIILGFVFYTSNLKTGFWAKFYRYVPALLMCYFLPSLLNTFGIVDGSGNDVYTVAKYFLLPACLVLLTLSIDLKSIMGLGKRAIIMFLTGTVGVVLGGPIALLITATFMPELLGVAGPEAVWRGMAALAGSWIGGGANMVAMKEIYGAGGEIFTIMVTVDIVVANLWMAGLLFLAARHKEIDARTGADTASIERLIDKVQAFEAEHARRPELQDLMLLIAFAFGATGLAHFAADLLVPYFASNFPELKKFSLHSKLFWIIVLVTTIGLALSFTKARNFEAVGASKVGSSFLYILVATIGLHMDITKIVEAPKYVVIGLIWMAVHVGLLFLVAKLIKAPVFYVAVGSKANIGGAASAPVVASAFHPALAPVGVLLAVLGYALGTYAAWLCGQLLRVIGS from the coding sequence ATGCAAGAGAGTAGTGTACTCATTACCAATAACGCCGTTGTGCTTGGCCTGTTAGCCATTATTCTGGGGTTTGTGTTTTATACCTCTAATCTGAAAACCGGGTTCTGGGCCAAGTTCTATCGCTATGTGCCGGCCCTGTTAATGTGCTACTTCCTGCCTTCCTTATTGAATACCTTCGGCATTGTTGATGGCAGCGGCAATGATGTTTATACGGTTGCTAAGTACTTTTTGCTGCCAGCCTGTCTGGTGTTGCTGACCTTAAGCATCGATCTCAAGTCCATCATGGGACTCGGCAAGCGCGCCATCATTATGTTTCTGACCGGTACGGTCGGCGTGGTGCTTGGCGGGCCGATAGCACTGCTGATAACGGCCACCTTTATGCCGGAATTACTCGGTGTAGCCGGACCAGAAGCCGTCTGGCGTGGTATGGCGGCACTGGCCGGTAGCTGGATTGGCGGTGGTGCCAACATGGTGGCGATGAAAGAAATTTACGGCGCCGGGGGCGAGATCTTCACCATTATGGTGACCGTGGACATAGTGGTTGCCAACCTGTGGATGGCTGGCCTGTTGTTTTTAGCCGCCAGACACAAAGAAATTGACGCGCGCACCGGTGCTGATACGGCCTCGATTGAGCGTTTGATTGACAAAGTACAGGCCTTCGAAGCCGAGCACGCAAGACGGCCCGAATTACAGGACCTTATGCTGCTGATTGCCTTTGCCTTCGGTGCAACCGGCCTGGCGCATTTTGCCGCTGATCTGCTGGTACCTTACTTTGCCAGTAATTTCCCGGAGCTGAAGAAGTTCTCTCTGCATTCCAAACTGTTCTGGATCATCGTACTGGTCACCACCATCGGCCTGGCGCTGTCTTTCACCAAAGCTCGCAACTTTGAGGCCGTGGGCGCCTCCAAAGTGGGGAGCAGCTTTTTATACATCCTGGTGGCAACCATAGGCTTGCACATGGATATCACTAAAATCGTCGAGGCCCCTAAGTATGTCGTCATTGGTCTGATCTGGATGGCAGTGCATGTGGGGTTATTGTTTTTGGTGGCTAAACTCATTAAAGCGCCCGTGTTTTACGTGGCGGTTGGCAGCAAGGCCAATATTGGCGGCGCGGCATCTGCGCCTGTGGTTGCGTCAGCGTTCCACCCGGCACTGGCGCCGGTGGGCGTGCTGTTAGCCGTACTTGGCTATGCGCTGGGCACCTACGCGGCCTGGCTATGCGGACAACTTTTACGTGTGATTGGCAGTTAG
- the rlmM gene encoding 23S rRNA (cytidine(2498)-2'-O)-methyltransferase RlmM, whose translation MSSVVIYCRSGFESDAAAEITHHAALHNVAGYVKAKPNTGYVTFECFDPAQSELLLKQVDFSSLVFARQWFAGVLLSKMPVEDRVSEIKQVVGDFPLCGDLRVETPDTNEGKELSKFCKKFSTPLAKALEKQNKLTRDHKAHKPVLHVLFLANDTAYVGYSFSHNNSPFFMGIPRLKMPADAPSRSTLKLDEAFNVFVGKENEPDRVRSGMRGVDLGACPGGWTYQLVRRGLFVAAIDNGPMNDDLMETGQVKHFREDGFKYRPEKRNIDWLVCDMVEKPTRVSELMVDWIVNGFVRELIFNLKLPMKKRFDTVYECLTLIRDELKKYGVGYELQAKHLYHDREEVTVHIQVLKVPQNLYS comes from the coding sequence ATGTCTAGTGTGGTTATTTATTGCCGAAGCGGCTTTGAAAGCGATGCGGCGGCCGAAATTACGCATCACGCCGCGTTACATAATGTCGCCGGTTACGTAAAAGCTAAGCCCAATACGGGCTATGTGACCTTTGAGTGTTTTGACCCGGCTCAGAGCGAGCTGCTACTCAAACAGGTTGATTTTTCCAGCCTGGTGTTTGCCCGCCAGTGGTTTGCGGGTGTGCTGTTAAGCAAAATGCCCGTTGAAGACCGCGTATCTGAGATCAAACAGGTGGTTGGGGATTTCCCTTTGTGTGGCGATCTGCGGGTAGAAACCCCGGATACCAATGAAGGTAAAGAGCTGTCGAAGTTCTGTAAGAAATTCTCGACGCCGCTGGCCAAAGCGCTGGAGAAGCAAAATAAGCTGACCCGCGACCACAAAGCCCACAAACCGGTGCTGCATGTGTTGTTTCTGGCAAACGACACCGCCTATGTCGGTTACTCATTCAGTCATAACAACTCGCCGTTCTTCATGGGGATCCCCAGGCTGAAAATGCCGGCTGATGCACCGAGTCGCTCAACGCTGAAGCTGGATGAAGCCTTCAATGTCTTTGTTGGTAAAGAGAACGAACCTGACCGGGTTCGCTCTGGTATGCGCGGTGTGGATTTGGGTGCCTGTCCGGGTGGCTGGACCTATCAGCTGGTACGCCGCGGGTTGTTTGTGGCAGCAATCGACAATGGTCCGATGAACGACGATTTGATGGAAACCGGGCAGGTAAAGCACTTCCGCGAAGACGGCTTTAAATACCGCCCCGAAAAGCGCAACATCGACTGGCTGGTGTGTGACATGGTTGAAAAACCAACCCGCGTCAGCGAGCTAATGGTCGACTGGATAGTCAACGGCTTTGTCCGCGAGTTGATCTTCAACCTCAAACTGCCCATGAAAAAACGTTTTGATACGGTTTATGAGTGTTTGACGCTGATCCGCGATGAGCTGAAAAAGTACGGCGTAGGCTACGAGCTACAGGCCAAACACCTCTACCACGACCGCGAAGAAGTAACCGTGCACATTCAGGTACTGAAAGTGCCGCAAAACCTCTACAGCTAA
- a CDS encoding transcriptional regulator GcvA produces the protein MSRRLPPLNALKAFEAAARHLSFTKAAEELFVTQAAISHQIKILEEHLGVKLFLRKNRSLLLTEEGQGYFLDIKELFSQLIDATERLLARGAKGSLTVSLTPSFAIQWLVPRLSLFNELHPDIDVRIKAQDLDENSLTDDVDVAIYYGRGNWSGVQTHKLHTEYLVPMCSPLLLNGPKPLDQPSDLANHTLLHDTTRRAWKAWLKTAGVRNVPANTGPIFSHSSMVTQAAVHGQGIALGNSVLAKPDLDAGRLIIPFSHHLESKNAYYLVCRESQAELGKIVSFKNWMLEMVEQEQQ, from the coding sequence ATGTCACGACGATTACCCCCATTAAATGCACTGAAAGCTTTTGAGGCCGCAGCCCGGCATCTGAGTTTTACCAAGGCCGCAGAAGAGCTGTTTGTTACTCAGGCGGCCATCAGCCACCAGATCAAAATTCTGGAAGAGCACCTCGGGGTTAAACTCTTTTTACGTAAAAACCGCTCCTTGCTGTTAACGGAAGAAGGGCAGGGTTATTTCCTGGATATCAAAGAGCTGTTTTCTCAGCTCATAGATGCCACCGAAAGGCTATTAGCACGCGGTGCAAAAGGGTCGCTCACAGTGAGCCTGACGCCCAGTTTTGCCATTCAGTGGCTGGTGCCCAGGCTGAGCCTGTTTAATGAGTTGCACCCCGACATTGATGTGCGAATAAAAGCACAGGATCTGGATGAAAACTCATTAACCGATGACGTGGATGTGGCCATTTATTATGGCCGGGGCAACTGGAGCGGCGTGCAAACCCACAAGCTGCATACTGAATACCTGGTGCCTATGTGTAGCCCCTTGCTGCTCAATGGCCCTAAGCCGCTGGATCAGCCCAGCGACCTGGCGAATCACACCCTGCTGCATGATACTACCCGGCGTGCCTGGAAAGCCTGGCTTAAAACCGCCGGGGTGCGCAACGTACCGGCCAACACCGGACCAATTTTCAGTCACTCATCCATGGTGACTCAGGCAGCGGTGCATGGTCAGGGGATCGCGCTGGGCAACAGCGTATTGGCTAAACCTGACCTGGATGCAGGCCGTTTGATCATTCCATTTAGCCATCACCTGGAAAGTAAAAATGCTTACTATCTGGTGTGTCGTGAATCTCAGGCTGAATTAGGTAAAATAGTGTCCTTCAAAAACTGGATGCTGGAAATGGTAGAGCAGGAACAACAATGA